The following is a genomic window from Acidimicrobium ferrooxidans DSM 10331.
GACGTCCTCCACTTGCCGTGTGGCCTGACTGATGCGGATCGCGGGGCGGTGCTCGTGACGGTCGGGCCGACACTGTCTCACCGAGGAGCACCGTTTCACCGAGCAATACCGTCTCGCCGAGGAAAGGAGTGAGTCGTGGTCGCACCCCAAGTTGCGCCCTACGTCATCGACACGGAGCCCTACTACCGACCGGTCGCGAACGAGATCGCGCTCTTCGAAGCCGCGTACTCGGTGCGGATGCCCGTCATGTTGAAGGGCCCGACCGGGTCGGGCAAGACGCGCTTCGTCGAGTACATGGCCTGGCGCCTTGGCAAGCCGCTCATCACCGTCGCGTGCAACGAGGACATGACGGCCTCGGACCTCGTCGGACGCTTCTTGCTCGACGCCGGTGGCACCCGGTGGCAGGACGGACCGCTCACGATCGCGGCCCGCTACGGGGCGCTGTGCTACCTCGACGAGATCGTCGAGGCGCGCCAGGACACGACCGTGGTCATCCACCCGCTCACCGACGCTCGCCGAGTCCTGCCGCTCGACAAGAAGGGCGAGCTGGTCCAGGCTCACCCTGACTTCCAGGTGGTGATCTCCTACAACCCTGGCTACCAGAGTGTCATGAAGGACCTGAAGCAGTCGACGAAGCAGCGGTTCGGCGCCTTGGACTTCACCTATCCACCCGCGGCCATCGAGACGGAGATCGTCGCCCACGAGAGCGGGGTCGGCCACGACGATGCGAGTCGCCTCGTCTCCATCGCCGAGCGCGCGCGCAACCTCAAGGGACACGGGCTCGACGAGGGCATCTCGACCCGCATGC
Proteins encoded in this region:
- a CDS encoding CbbQ/NirQ/NorQ/GpvN family protein, producing MVAPQVAPYVIDTEPYYRPVANEIALFEAAYSVRMPVMLKGPTGSGKTRFVEYMAWRLGKPLITVACNEDMTASDLVGRFLLDAGGTRWQDGPLTIAARYGALCYLDEIVEARQDTTVVIHPLTDARRVLPLDKKGELVQAHPDFQVVISYNPGYQSVMKDLKQSTKQRFGALDFTYPPAAIETEIVAHESGVGHDDASRLVSIAERARNLKGHGLDEGISTRMLIYAASLIAQGVDRIAACEMALVSPITDDPDMRDALEAAVTTYF